A part of Candida albicans SC5314 chromosome 2, complete sequence genomic DNA contains:
- a CDS encoding GET complex subunit (Ortholog(s) have protein anchor activity, role in protein insertion into ER membrane, retrograde vesicle-mediated transport, Golgi to ER and GET complex, mitochondrion localization) yields the protein MLLPDLHPYTILLSIFLVLVAKQLVATIGKSTIQEFVWLVYLKVSSNQSIKTYNSKQHELHETNRQKRAISAQDEYAKWTKLNRQADKLSAELQKLNQEIQQQKSSIDKASNALILVLTTLPIWIARVFYRKTHLFYIRQGIFPKYVEWVLALPFLPNGAVGLTIWMFAVNSVVSNFSFLVSFPFAKRVSKPVRDTKVE from the coding sequence ATGCTTTTACCTGATTTACATCCATATActatattattatcaatatttcttgTGCTTGTAGCAAAACAATTGGTGGCAACCATTGGGAAATCCACAATCCAAGAATTTGTATGGTTGGTATATTTAAAGGTTTCCTCAAACCAATCTATAAAGACTTACAACTCCAAACAACATGAATTGCACGAAACAAACAGACAGAAAAGAGCCATCAGCGCCCAAGACGAGTATGCAAAATGGACCAAATTAAATCGTCAAGCCGATAAATTGTCAGCCGAGTTGCAAAAGCTCAACCAAGAGATCCAACAGCAAAAATCATCTATTGACAAAGCTAGCAACGCATTGATATTGGTGTTAACCACTTTGCCAATTTGGATTGCTAGAGTATTTTACAGAAAAACTCATTTATTCTACATAAGACAGGGTATCTTTCCTAAATATGTTGAATGGGTGTTGGCTTTACCATTTTTGCCCAATGGTGCCGTTGGATTGACCATTTGGATGTTTGCTGTCAATTCAGTTGTGAGCaacttttcatttttggtTAGCTTTCCGTTTGCAAAGAGGGTTTCAAAGCCAGTTAGAGATACAAAGGTTGAATAG
- a CDS encoding J-type chaperone (Ortholog(s) have chaperone binding activity, role in aerobic respiration, iron-sulfur cluster assembly and mitochondrion localization) encodes MITRLIGIAKSGIYRTYSTASFYELFPKNFPHGGPPQDSFIVNDKSLRREYRSLQSESHPDISSDTIKSSNINRAYTTLKNPYTRIAHFIHLKSPNHVNITDDAVAKKLIKNYQQKSMEASMNYKEMLMQVMEAHEQLELAESENELETLEAENKERIKTTEERINQSLKNTPIDWEELMMDAIRLKYWVNIQNGIKDWEPGKPVHLTH; translated from the coding sequence ATGATTACAAGACTTATTGGTATAGCAAAGTCAGGGATCTATCGCACATACCTGACCGCTTCCTTCTATGAATTGTTTCCCAAAAACTTTCCACATGGTGGCCCCCCACAAGATTCGTTTATTGTGAATGACAAATCTTTACGTCGAGAGTATCGTTCGTTACAGAGTGAAAGCCATCCAGACATTTCGTCAGATACTattaaatcttcaaatatAAACAGGGCCTATACAACGTTGAAGAATCCATATACTCGAATTGCACATTTCATCCACTTGAAACTGCCCAATCATGTAAATATCACCGACGATGCGGTGGCCAAAAAACTAATCAAGAATTACCAGCAAAAGTCAATGGAAGCGTCAATGAACTATAAGGAGATGCTTATGCAGGTAATGGAAGCCCATGAGCAACTAGAATTAGCAGAGCTGGAAAACGAATTGGAGACGTTGGAGGCCGAAAACAAAGAGCGTATAAAAACCACCGAAGAAAGGATCAACCAGTCACTAAAAAACACCCCCATAGATTGGGAAGAGTTAATGATGGATGCTATCCGGTTAAAGTATTGGGTTAATATACAAAACGGAATCAAAGATTGGGAACCAGGTAAACCAGTCCATCTCACTCATTAA
- a CDS encoding U2-type spliceosomal complex subunit (Putative pre-mRNA-splicing factor; possibly an essential gene, disruptants not obtained by UAU1 method), which produces MFKKRVIKDSRVSKRKIGDINEASEDAPDTQVTKKSTLITKKSDIQKKSVVMPRSSPQTPLSKSSSDDAAAVEVVSQKSKKGELKPLAANIKTTIITDFQPDVCKDFQQTGYCGYGDTCKFLHVRDESRQKIPIKKDWEIGGQKEVKEKEDIPFKCVLCKSDYKSPIKTECGHIFCKACFLDRYKAKKKGTCFICHKETNGTMVPVNIDKLSATQV; this is translated from the coding sequence ATGTTTAAGAAGAGGGTCATAAAGGATTCACGGGTATCTAAGCGAAAGATAGGTGATATAAATGAAGCCAGTGAAGATGCACCTGATACTCAGGTAACGAAAAAGAGTACCCTCATCACCAAGAAGTCAGACATACAGAAAAAATCGGTGGTGATGCCCCGATCATCACCACAAACCCCTTTGTCCAAATCTTCTAGTGATGATGCTGCTGCTGTGGAGGTTGTTTCTCAGAAATCGAAAAAGGGCGAACTAAAACCGCTTGCAGCAAATATCAAAACCACCATTATCACCGATTTCCAACCGGACGTGTGTAAAGATTTTCAACAAACTGGGTACTGTGGGTATGGTGATACGTGTAAGTTTCTTCATGTACGAGATGAATCTAGGCAAAAGATCCCCATTAAGAAAGACTGGGAAATTGGTGGCCAAAAAGAAGTTAAAGAGAAAGAGGATATCCCATTTAAATGTGTCTTGTGTAAGAGTGACTATAAGTCACCAATAAAGACAGAGTGTGGACACATATTTTGCAAAGCCTGTTTCTTAGACCGATATAAGgctaaaaagaaagggaCGTGTTTTATATGTCACAAGGAAACTAATGGTACTATGGTACCAGTGAATATAGACAAATTGAGCGCAACTCAAGTTTGA
- a CDS encoding uncharacterized protein (Ortholog of Candida albicans WO-1 : CAWG_03811): MHHQYSNTSNWKVYRYHYSKDKTISPFLVPAHQSTQQELNAYRHKNILDKSQSRFSQTWMPWQLDLVWRLCIWHGLNHIIISQNVPITLCLAISMHFVYLYHSVNHCYCWYWWLYCQCYDLSPFQLGNPILCIMLLYNKVLAETIQLD, encoded by the coding sequence ATGCACCatcaatattcaaataCCTCGAACTGGAAGGTATATAGATATCATTACAGCAAGGACAAAACAATCTCACCGTTTCTTGTCCCGGCACATCAGTCGACCCAACAGGAATTAAATGCATACCGTCACAAAAATATCTTGGACAAGAGCCAAAGTCGTTTCTCTCAAACTTGGATGCCATGGCAGTTAGACCTTGTTTGGAGACTATGTATCTGGCATGGATTAAACCATATAATAATTCTGCAGAATGTGCCAATAACGCTTTGTTTGGCAATTCTGATGCATTTCGTTTACTTGTACCATTCCGTGAATCATTGTTATTGCTGGTATTGGTGGTTGTATTGTCAGTGTTATGATCTTCTGCCGTTTCAACTTGGTAATCCAATATTGTGTATAATGCTTCTCTATAATAAGGTACTTGCAGAGACAATCCAGTTAGATTGa
- the CKB1 gene encoding casein kinase 2 regulatory subunit (Regulatory subunit of protein kinase CK2 (casein kinase II), beta subunit; null mutants are hypersensitive to caspofungin and hydrogen peroxide medium) — protein sequence MPSDPEEDYIPWIQQFCELFGHDYFVQVSQDFIEDDFNLTGLSSQVPYYREALYTILDYQVETAEDHNTDNTTTNTSNNNDSRNGTSKRNASELPNKALLAHSAELLYGLIHARYIVSKQGLTAMASKFERNDFGSCPRYFCDGMHLIPVGSTDVPGQETVRLFCPCCNDIYIPSSSRYLNIDGAFFGTTFPGLLVKMFPEIENQCRIRITKFSQNDFGLKLFGFKINELSATGPRMKWLRMHPKTEDEKQEYDSCEYNVPISYLDEDEEMEEDDEEEDEVEEEDDDRTMASE from the coding sequence ATGCCTAGCGATCCAGAAGAAGACTATATACCTTGGATACAACAGTTTTGTGAATTGTTTGGTCACGATTATTTTGTACAGGTGTCACAGGACtttattgaagatgatttCAATCTAACTGGATTGTCTCTGCAAGTACCTTATTATAGAGAAGCATTATACACAATATTGGATTACCAAGTTGAAACGGCAGAAGATCATAACACTGACAATACAACCACCAATACCAGCAATAACAATGATTCACGGAATGGTACAAGTAAACGAAATGCATCAGAATTGCCAAACAAAGCGTTATTGGCACATTCTGCAGAATTATTATATGGTTTAATCCATGCCAGATACATAGTCTCCAAACAAGGTCTAACTGCCATGGCATCCAAGTTTGAGAGAAACGACTTTGGCTCTTGTCCAAGATATTTTTGTGACGGTATGCATTTAATTCCTGTTGGGTCGACTGATGTGCCGGGACAAGAAACGGTGAGATTGTTTTGTCCTTGCTGTAATGATATCTATATACCTTCCAGTTCGAGGtatttgaatattgatGGTGCATTCTTTGGAACGACGTTTCCTGGACTATTGGTGAAGATGTTTCCCGAGATTGAAAACCAGTGTAGAATAAGAATAACAAAGTTTAGTCAGAATGATTTTGGGCTAAAATTGTTTGGGTTCAAAATCAACGAGTTGAGTGCCACCGGTCCAAGAATGAAATGGCTAAGAATGCATCCAAAGACAGAAGATGAAAAACAAGAGTATGACTCATGTGAATATAATGTTCCAATTAGCTACTTAGATGAAGACGAAGAGATGGAAGAAGacgacgaagaagaagacgaagtggaagaagaagatgacgaTCGAACAATGGCCAGCGAGTAA